One stretch of Girardinichthys multiradiatus isolate DD_20200921_A chromosome 2, DD_fGirMul_XY1, whole genome shotgun sequence DNA includes these proteins:
- the afg3l1 gene encoding AFG3-like protein 1, whose amino-acid sequence MSQMLRLLSAAALPFWRSGGARVRTVGSRSLGGLVCRFFSQNQTNVLSRQRVCLARQRFYSTEPKDGKGGAGGGGERPGGGKRGGGRKDWWSRMQKGDFPWDEKDFRYMMVTVAGVSSALLYFYFRDTGREISWKDFVHRYLGRGMVDRLEVVNKQFVRVILIPGADAEGSYVWFNIGSVDTFERNLEAAHMELGLDPSHRAAVIYSSESDGSFLMNMIPTLLLIGFLLFTLRRGPMGGGIGGGRSPFSMSESTAKMMKDNISVKFKDVAGCEEAKVEILEFVNFLKNPQQYQDLGAKIPKGAVLSGPPGTGKTLLAKATAGEANVPFITVNGSEFLEMFVGVGPARVRDMFAMARKNAPCILFIDEIDAVGRKRGGGNFGGQSEQENTLNQLLVEMDGFNTATNVVVLAGTNRPDILDPALMRPGRFDRQIYIGPPDIKGRASIFKVHLRPIKLDPSLDKDALARKMAAATPGFTGADIANVCNEAALIAARHLSPAVNPKHFEQAIDRVIGGLEKKTQVLQPTEKKTVAYHEAGHAIVGWFLQHADPLLKVSIIPRGKGLGYAQYLPREQYLYTKEQLFDRMCMMLGGRVAEQVFFGRITTGAQDDLKKVTQSAYAQVVQFGMSDRVGQVSFDLPRQGEMVLEKPYSEATAELIDEEVRGLVDRAYERTLELITDKKDQVEKVGKHLLEKEVLDKADMVELLGPRPFQEKSTYEEFVEGTGSFEEDTSLPEGLRDWNQERGGEAEETDPTQDRQQAM is encoded by the exons GTCTGTCGTTTTTTCAgtcaaaatcaaactaatgttCTGTCTCGTCAAAGAGTCTGTTTGGCTCGGCAACGATTCTATTCCACCGAGCCGAAAG ATGGaaaaggaggagcaggaggaggaggagaacgaCCAGGTGGAGGGAAGAGAGGTGGGGGAAGGAAAGACTGGTGGAGTCGGATGCAGaag GGCGACTTCCCATGGGATGAGAAGGATTTCCGATACATGATGGTCACTGTTGCTGGAGTCAGCTCTGCCCTGCTCTACTTCTACTTCCGAGATACCGGCCGAGAGATCAGCTGGAAGGACTTTGTGCACCGTTATTTGGGCAGAGGCATGGTGGATCGGTTGGAGGTGGTTAACAAACAGTTTGTCAGAGTTATCCTGATACCAGGAGCGGATGCTGAAGGG AGTTATGTGTGGTTCAACATTGGCAGTGTTGATACATTTGAGAGGAATCTTGAGGCTGCACACATGGAGCTCGGCCTGGACCCGTCGCATCGGGCTGCTGTCATCTACAGTTCAGAGAGCGATGG CTCTTTCCTGATGAACATGATTCCTACTCTGTTGCTGATTGGATTTCTGCTGTTCACCCTGCGACGTGGACCAATGGGAGGAGGCATTGGTGGTGGAAGGAGCCCCTTTAGCATGAGTGAATCAACAGCCAAGATGATGAAAGACAACATAAGTGTTAAATTCAAGGATGTGGCCGGCTGTGAGGAAGCAAAGGTAGAGATCCTGGAGTTTGTGAACTTCCTGAAAAACCCACAGCAGTATCAGGACCTTGGAGCAAAAATCCCCAAG GGTGCAGTGTTGTCTGGACCTCCTGGTACGGGAAAGACTCTACTGGCCAAAGCCACAGCAGGAGAGGCCAATGTCCCCTTCATCACCGTCAACGGCTCTGAGTTCCTGGAAATGTTTGTAGGGGTTGGCCCAGCCAGG GTGAGGGACATGTTTGCTATGGCGAGGAAGAATGCGCCCTGCATCCTTTTCATTGATGAGATTGATGCTGTGGGGAgaaagagaggaggagggaaCTTTGGGGGTCAGAGTGAACAGGAGAACACGCTAAACCAGCTGCTGGTGGAGATGGATG GTTTTAACACAGCTACTAATGTAGTGGTCCTGGCTGGAACCAATAGGCCTgacatcctggaccctgctctgATGAGACCAGGGCGCTTTGACAGACAGATTTACATCG GTCCTCCAGACATCAAAGGCAGAGCTTCCATCTTCAAAGTGCACCTGCGACCAATCAAACTGGATCCCAGTTTGGATAAAGATGCTCTTGCAAGAAAAATGGCAGCTGCCACACCAGGATTCACTG GTGCCGACATTGCTAACGTATGCAATGAAGCAGCATTGATTGCTGCCAGACACTTGAGCCCCGCCGTCAACCCTAAGCACTTCGAGCAAGCGATTGACCGAGTCATCGGAG GCCTGGAGAAGAAGACTCAGGTTCTGCAGCCCACAGAGAAAAAGACTGTAGCGTATCATGAAGCCGGCCATGCTATCGTAGGCTGGTTCCTGCAGCACGCTGACCCCCTGCTTAAA GTGTCAATCATTCCACGGGGGAAGGGTCTGGGTTACGCTCAGTACCTGCCCAGAGAGCAGTACCTTTACACCAAAGAGCAGCTGTTTGACAGGATGTGCATGATGCTTGGAGGTCGTGTGGCTGAGCAGGTCTTCTTTGGCAGGATAACAACTGGGGCTCAGGATGACTTAAAGAAGGTCACACAGTCCGCCTATGCTcag GTGGTGCAGTTTGGGATGAGTGACAGGGTGGGCCAGGTTTCGTTTGACCTCCCCCGGCAGGGCGAGATGGTCCTGGAAAAGCCGTACAGCGAGGCTACAGCTGAGCTCATCGATGAGGAGGTCAGAGGACTGGTGGACCGAGCATATGAGCGCACTCTGGAGCTCATCACAGACAAGAAGGACCAGGTGGAGAAG GTGGGGAAGCATTTGCTTGAGAAGGAGGTGCTAGACAAAGCCGACATGGTGGAGCTGCTGGGTCCACGGCCATTCCAAGAGAAGTCAACCTACGAGGAGTTTGTGGAGGGGACAGGGAGCTTCGAGGAGGACACCAGCCTTCCAGAGGGCCTCAgggactggaaccaggagagAGGAGGGGAGGCTGAGGAGACAGACCCCACCCAGGACAGACAACAGGCAATGTAG